Part of the Nicotiana sylvestris chromosome 2, ASM39365v2, whole genome shotgun sequence genome, catatgttcgggacaccaccgcagagtctccgaTGGTTGATTCAGTGCCAGTAGTCGGGGAGTTCACTGATGTGTTTTCTTCTAACCTTCTAGACATGCCATCGGATCGTGATATGATTTTTTTATGGATTTGGCTctaggtacccagcctatatctatcccattgtaccgtatggctccgaaatagttgaaggagttgaagaagcagcttgaggagttgttagcaaagagATTTGTGAGaccaagtgtgtcaccttgggctGCACCAGTGttttttgtgaagaagaagaaggaggatgggactatgcggatgtgcattgattaccgccaaaTGAACAAGattaccatcaagaacaaataCCCATTGCCGCacattgatgatctgtttgaccagttgcagggtgctaagttgttctctaagatcgacttgagatcagggtatcatcagctgaagattcgggacttaGATGTCCCAAAAACTGCTTTCCGTACTAGATGTGGCCATTATTAGTTTTTGGTAATGTCCTTCGGCTTAACTAATGCCCCAGCGGCATTTATGGATTTTATGAACatggtgttcaggccttatattgattcctttgttattGTCTTCATTAATGACATCTTGATCTACTCACGTAGCCTAGGGGAGCACGAGTAACATTTGAGAGTACTGCTTCAGACATTGCGAGAgtagaagttatatgctaagttctccaagtgtgagttttggctagagtcagcagcattcttggggcatgttatagcgggagagggtattaaggtggatcccaagaagattgaggcagttcagagttggccacgtcccactttggtgactgagatcaggagtttcttggggttagcaagTTATTATTACCGATTTGTGCAGGGTTTTTCATCCATTGgatcacctttgactagattgacctagaagggtgctcctttccgttggtccgatgattgtgaggcgagctttcaaaagctcaagacagctttgactacagcaccaGTTCTAGTATTGCCTTCCGGTTTGGGGATGTATATTGTGTATTGCGACGCCTCATGCATTGTTATtgattgtgtattgatgcaggaggggcgagtaaCTGCAAatgcttcacgtcagttgaagatttatgagaagaattaccttgtgcatgatctagagttagcagcggttgttcatgctcttaagatatagaggcattatctgtatggggtgtcatgtgaggtttatattgatcatcgcagcttacagcatttgttcaagcagagggatctcaatttgaggcagtatagatggcttgagttactgaaggattatgacatcaccattctttatcatctggGCAAGGCAAAtatggttgcggatgccttaagcaggaaagcagagagtatgggtaggtTTGCATTCATTTTAGCGGAGGAGAGACCACTAGCTtcggacattcagtccttggctaacagacttgtaaggttggatatttcagagcccaattAAGTTCTTTTGTGTGTTGTTGCCCAGTCTTCACTATCGGGACAGATCAAGGCTCGGCAGTTTGATGAACCGCATTTGgcagttctcagagagacggtactacgggtagtgccaaggaggtttatATTGgagaggatggtgttctgcggcTCCAGGGTCGTCTAcgtgttcctaatgtcgatggcttgagggagaggattcaaAAGGAGACACACAGTtcatggtattctattcatctaggtgctacgaagatgtatcatgacctgAGGCAGCGTTATTGGTGGAAATGGGAatgcattactatggacttcgtagttgggttgccgcggaccttgcggaagtttgatgcagtttgggtcattgtcgataggttgaccaagtcgacacacttcattccagttgtgACTACCTATACCTCAGAGAGGTTGGctcagatttatattcgggagatagttcggttgcacagtgtgcctgtttccatcatatcatatAGAGGCCCTCAAatcacttcccatttctggagagccatACAGAGTAAGTTGAGGACCCGCGTAGAGCTCAGCACAGCATTTCACTcacagaccgacgggcagtcggagtggacaattcaaatattggaggatatgctaagagcatgtgtgattgactttggagggcagtgggatcagtttttgcctttggccgagtttgcttacaacaacagttatcagtccagcatcgagatggctccatttgaggccttatatggtcggcgatgtcgttctcctaCCAGGTGGTTTGAACCTGGTGAGGTTAAGTTATATGGTACAGATTTGGTaaaagatgccttggaaaaggtaaagttgatccaggagTGGCTTCCACAGCAtagtccaaacagaagagttacgcggatcaaaAGGCGTgggatgtatcattcatggtcggcgagaaggttctcttgaaagtctcaccgatgaagggtattatgagattaggaaagaagggaaagttgaacCCCAGGTTTATAGGCCcgtttgaggtgttgaggcgagttggggaggttgcttatgagctttctttACCCCCCAGCCTATCGGGAGTTCAATCGGTTTTTCACATGTCTATGCTCCGGACGTACCATGCCAACTTGTCTCTTGTGTTAGACTTCAATACTATTCATctagatgagagcttgggttatgaggaggagccagttgctatTGTTGATAAACAGGATCGCCAGTTGATATCCGAGAGGATTTCTACAGTAAAGGTTCAATTGAGGGGCCAATCAGTCGAAAaggcgacttgggagtccgaggaggatgTGCGGAGCAGATATCTACACTTATTTAGCACTTCAGGTATAAATCTAAacccattcgaggatgaacgtttgtttaagaagtggagaatgtaacgacccgactggtcattttgctcTCTAGAACCTCATTCCCTTAAATAAGACTTctcgtacttgcttttactgatttattaCTTGCAGGGATGGTCGGTTCGGGATTTAGAAGAGTGTGGGTTCaaatcagaacacttggttccttaaggttggcttaaaagtcCAAGTTTGACTTCAgccaacattttgagtaaatgacctcggaatcgagatttgaaggttctaacaggtttgtatgatgatttcggacttaggcgtatatccggatcgggttttggataatcCGGGAGCGTTTTGACTCCTAATAGTGGAAGTTGATTctttaaggattttgaagttctttaaatttggtttggagcgggtttttgtGATATCGAGGTCTGAACGGAATTCCAAGAACGAAAATAGTTCAATAATGTCATAtaagacttgcacacaaaatttggtgtcattccaaaTAGTATAAGTACGTTTTGGCGCAttagaagtaaattgaagaacttgaagttcataagtttgattcaattggctTACTCTTATtgttgtttcgggcattccgaGGGTTCGAGTGAGTCCTTTTTATGATTCTAAATTTGTCGACATTCAGGCGGGGCCCCTGGgaccccgagcgtcaatcggacaaGGCTCGAACtaagttgaaaatttgagaaggagctgaagctccaggtGCGAGCTTGCAAGTGCGGTAGAGCACCGCAGATGCGGCTTAAGGAGAGGAGcccaggttccgcagatgcggctccTCTTCCGCATAAGTGGAACCGCAGGAGAGGTCACCTGTCCGCAGGTGAAGCCCCAGCTAGCCCAGCCCATTTCTGCAAAAGCGGACAAttgtccgcagaagcgggacaGCAGATGCAGTCAACgcaccgcaggtgcaaaaatcgCTAAAAGCAGTGTCCTTCATTTAATACAAGAGTTAGTCATTTTTGGCTCATTTCACTCCATTGTTGGGAGATTTTAGAGCTTCTAGAGAGGGGGTTTTCACCAAGCTTTtggaggtaagtaattcctactatATATGagttaaatacttagattttgggtagattaacatgtaaagattagtaaaaattatgggattagaggaaaacctagggttttgcaAGAATGAGATTTTTACCACGAAATTGACCATGAAACTTAGTGATAATCGTATATTTATGTTCTTTAAGTCATGGGTAACAACTTCCTTtgaaaattttggaatccgggtACGTAGGCccgggatgaattttaggaaccttgcatttagggttggaaaaTTATGTTAATAGTTAGATATGAActcttgagcatgtattgactagtttttaccccatttgaatagttttggattgttcggctccgatttgagggtttgagcgcattcttgagtttggaagTAAGTTTTGAGGCAAGGTAAGTTTCCTTTTtaaccttgtaagaaggaatgaaccctataggtgaattaaataaatgtatGTACCTATCTGTGGGGGACTACGTACGTACGTAGTGAtaagagtccgtacgtagctactattatgctaattgtcCGGGTAATTTAGGACCTGTATCATGCTATACTTTGCAATGCTTGCATTCTTACTTGTTACTATAATCACTTAAGTCATGCTGGAAATTAGTAAAACAAATATAGACGGTTATACTCACTTACTGAAGAATTTGTATGAATTACTTGACTGTAAAGGGGCAATGTGTTTtcttgaaaataaattattatttgtggatcgggtcgaGCGCCTCGATAATAAATAGATGCATCtgtggttcgcgtcattcgaccctgtgacagtgcacagtttaatattatgttggaccggaccggacgacctcggcataatttgcGCATGTTATTCCCATGATTTATACTGCCTAAATGCTTTGAAATGTAAGTTGTTACATGATATGAATGAAATTGACATGTTATTTATGAAAGAATATCCTACTTCTCCCTGTTCTTAAACTGTCATTATTATTCATGCTAGTCATGCTTAGCGTAACActtaaattatattattattggccctagtaagtgtcaagtcgatcTCTCGTTACtatttcttcgaggttagactggatacttactaggtacatattatttatgtgctcacactacgcttctgtacttaattgtaccggatctgaggcaggtgcatctagttaTCCGTCAGGCGCACATACTTGATTCGGACTAAGACTTACGGTAGCTGCCCCCACCCTAGCCGTTCAGCAGCATACCGGAGTTTCTCTTTTGCTTATATATGTCTACTTATTTCAGACagtattctactagttgcccacacacttgtgacactagatccTTGCACTTATTAGTAGACTTGATTTTGGATTGTATTCCTATAATTATGATTTCCTTTAGTCATTTCCGTTTCAATTGCCCTATAAATTCGTTATTTATCGAATGTTTTAAATTTAAGTTAAGTAAATTGGGGattgtttaataaaataaatgagaactcactagttgatcagtgttggcttgcctaacaatggtgttgggcgccattacgacctataatggaatttgggttgtgacatatGGAATTTGAAATCTCTTATTACCAAACgcattgtttacttgcttcatgaTTCGCTTGAGTTTATTACTGTTTTTAATAAACCCACGATTGATTATTTTATTGATgtccatagtaagtgtcgaagtcgacctctcgttacTACCTCTTCGAGATTAGGttggatacttattgggtacacattgtttttgtactcatactaaacttgttgtgcattttgttgcacaggcacatgtatgtctagtgccTCGTTGGgcgcagcggcatggttgatacagagacttaggtgagctgcatctctcgTGACGACCTGCAGCCACCAGAGTCTCTTTCAGGGTATTGTATTTtgttttctgtccaatttgtattccggacagttgttGTTTTACATTTTATTttctagaaattgctcatgcacttgtgacaccgggtt contains:
- the LOC138885269 gene encoding uncharacterized protein — its product is MVADALSRKAESMGRFAFILAEERPLASDIQSLANRLVSSQRDGTTGSAKEVYIGEDGVLRLQGRLRVPNVDGLRERIQKETHSSWYSIHLGATKMYHDLRQRYWWKWECITMDFVVGLPRTLRKFDAVWVIVDRLTKSTHFIPVVTTYTSERLAQIYIREIVRLHSVPVSIISYRGPQITSHFWRAIQNESLGYEEEPVAIVDKQDRQLISERISTVKVQLRGQSVEKATWESEEDVRSRYLHLFSTSGMVGSGFRRVWVQIRTLGSLRLA